A window of the Dongshaea marina genome harbors these coding sequences:
- a CDS encoding SbcC/MukB-like Walker B domain-containing protein: MQHEVEHLSLEWHTALENSPFDDEGAFRLALLNEQEKQHLSRLKQQLTIQLERSLALEEQARESLDRIHGAEHAKLWSQLPMAEVQQQLVALGQQLDALRDQQTELRVSLKHDRQLRQQQANLLERMAQQQLEYDDLSYLNALIGSKNGDAFRKFAQGLTLDHLVHLANRQLHKLHSRYQLQRKATGVLELEVLDLWQGDEVRDTRTLSGGESFLVSLALALGLSDLVSHKTSIESLFLDEGFGTLDSETLDTALNALDNLNASGKMIGVISHIEAMKERIPVQIRVKKSNGLGVSRLAAEYAISS, encoded by the coding sequence TTGCAGCATGAGGTTGAACATCTGAGTCTGGAGTGGCACACGGCATTGGAGAATAGCCCGTTTGACGATGAAGGGGCATTTCGTCTGGCCCTGCTCAACGAGCAGGAAAAACAGCACTTATCTCGGCTAAAGCAGCAGCTGACGATCCAACTTGAGCGCTCGCTGGCCCTGGAAGAGCAAGCCAGGGAATCCCTGGATCGCATCCATGGAGCGGAGCATGCGAAGTTATGGAGCCAGCTGCCAATGGCTGAGGTGCAGCAGCAGTTGGTCGCCCTGGGACAACAACTCGATGCCCTTCGCGATCAGCAGACCGAGCTTCGGGTTTCACTTAAGCATGATCGGCAGTTACGTCAGCAGCAGGCAAACCTGTTGGAGCGAATGGCACAGCAGCAGCTGGAGTATGATGATCTAAGTTATCTCAATGCCTTGATCGGATCTAAAAATGGCGATGCGTTCCGTAAGTTTGCACAGGGGCTGACCCTGGATCACCTGGTACACCTGGCCAATCGCCAGTTGCACAAGTTACATAGTCGTTATCAGTTACAACGAAAAGCGACCGGTGTTCTGGAGCTGGAGGTCCTGGACCTGTGGCAGGGGGATGAAGTGCGGGATACCCGAACTCTGTCTGGTGGGGAAAGCTTCCTGGTCAGCCTGGCCCTGGCCCTTGGGCTATCGGATCTGGTGAGTCATAAAACCTCTATTGAATCTCTATTTCTAGATGAGGGTTTTGGCACTCTGGATAGCGAAACCCTGGACACCGCGCTTAATGCCCTGGATAACCTCAATGCATCGGGCAAGATGATCGGGGTCATTAGCCACATTGAGGCGATGAAGGAGCGGATCCCGGTACAGATCCGGGTGAAAAAGAGTAACGGTCTGGGCGTCAGCCGGTTGGCTGCTGAATACGCAATTTCAAGCTGA
- a CDS encoding glutathione binding-like protein: MDRIQLYSLATPNGQKVSIALEELGLPYDAHTIDIMAGDQFSDEFIRINPNSKIPAIVDLNPDNIEDGQPLPIMESGAILLYLAEKTGKLLSADPRLRVETLQWLFFQVGGIGPMFGQFGHFYRYGRDNCDHPYPVERYATEARRLLGVLETRLEGRHYLVGEAYSIADIATFPWVICLDRFYEASEKLGLSEFPNVAAWVERCRCRPASVRGLEVCRIERD; the protein is encoded by the coding sequence ATGGATAGAATACAGCTTTACTCCCTTGCAACCCCCAACGGCCAGAAGGTGTCCATTGCTCTTGAGGAGCTGGGTCTCCCCTATGATGCACACACCATAGATATCATGGCCGGTGATCAATTCTCTGATGAGTTTATCCGGATCAATCCTAACTCGAAAATTCCCGCGATTGTCGATCTGAATCCGGACAATATTGAAGATGGCCAGCCCCTGCCGATCATGGAGTCGGGGGCTATCTTGCTTTATCTGGCTGAGAAAACCGGCAAGCTGCTTTCGGCGGATCCGCGTCTTAGAGTTGAAACCCTGCAGTGGTTGTTTTTCCAGGTCGGTGGAATTGGGCCCATGTTTGGTCAGTTTGGTCACTTCTATCGCTACGGACGGGACAACTGCGATCATCCTTATCCGGTCGAGCGCTATGCAACCGAAGCCCGGCGTTTGCTCGGGGTGCTGGAGACACGTCTTGAGGGCCGCCACTACCTGGTGGGAGAGGCCTACAGTATTGCGGATATTGCGACTTTTCCCTGGGTGATCTGCCTGGATCGTTTTTATGAGGCGAGTGAGAAGCTGGGGCTGAGCGAGTTTCCCAATGTGGCAGCCTGGGTGGAGCGTTGTCGCTGTCGTCCGGCCTCGGTGCGAGGGCTTGAGGTATGCCGGATAGAGCGTGATTAA